cttataagaaaaggatgggaaggggaagtggatttggcggaggaggggacgcataggaaagagaaatatcctctttctgtgcgtcctcttctccgttgattaaaggtaggcaacacatctgcatttgcggatgtctatgggcaacggtcgcctcgctattgcgtcGAATctaggtggccgtttgctcgtttgccaccttatgaaataaaaaataataataaatcagatATATTACTAATCGTTGATTACTATGgacaaaatcattttataaacaaattgtaatCTCTGTTTTGACAAAGATAATCAGAGGGATGTTTCaaacagggattttggtctcagcaACCGACgataagtaatttattgttCTTAACCGACTTTAAATTAGAGTAGGTCCTCATTTTGTGtgtatgttttattgtattaaaaacaatataattggCTTCGCAGCAGAATGCTATGGAATGAGAATTGCTTGTGAAGTGCGgaccataaaaatattgcgcctgtaatattttattagcaaaTGCATTGGGTTGTTTATgtgctactaaaataaaaaaagaaaaataaaattccgaTTATTCACCGAGATTATTGGATTCTCATTTCAGAAGatacattataatatgtatggttagaatatactaatattatataagctGGTGAATGGCGAAAACTCGCTGCTCTCGACAATAGATTAgaaatttcatacattttgatattttcagTGGTTTgggtttatttataaaacactttaataaatgcaaaaaaatttacttattctGCTAATATCACAATAGTTTTAGTTAAGTCAATCGTAAGTTCCTCGATGTTCTCTTTGCACCTGGGCGCAGGCACCAGGATCTCCCActcctaaaaaaataaaatattatcaattaatttattaacaaacacAACTACGGGTTCAGTTAAtttcataaactattttaatagaatgaaATAGTATACGTTCATTAAAGTGAAGATACAGAAATATTgtgtatttaattgtaatatttctcctagaaaacaatataaataaaggacaacaatataataaaatatgtccaTTCCAACACGTCAAACTAATGGCAGCATATTAAATTTCCCCAATTTcctttcgtttttttatagcaaactTTAACTCACGCTAAATATTTCTTCAGTGCATGTTTACTGCATGTAGACCATACTCGTGGATGGTTCACGGGATTGTACCTCGCGCCCATCATGTGTCGCTGTCCTCGGCACTGGTTGTACGGTGGACCGTCGTGGTTGATGCCCAGACTGGAATTACAACTTCGTTACTCACTGTGACATGTATAAAACTATCTCACAATTCTTTAGAGGAACATCACGACGCTCATTGATTCATCACTGTATTGTATGATTCCCTATTTTTTGTTATGGCGATACCTATTCTGAGTGTGAGTGTGGGGTGGAAGATAAGGTAAATTACTTTTCGCCCCTCCCTTACTCTCATTAAGGTAGTGGATATCTGGAATGTTTATTGGACTTGTATGGCCGGATGTGAAAAAGTCAAAAGGTGTGCCAGGATCACCCCATATGGAAATTCGCAATCTTTAATTACCTGGATTGTTGGGacataagttgtttttttattgttaaaatgtgaGTGAGTTTTCTAAGAAAAAGTAACAGGAAAAAGTAAATAGGATtcccaaaataaaatacgtaaatctgttttatgttacttttctTGCGAAGTCTGTAATATATACTATTCCTGAAAATTCCAGGCAGATTAGTCACCTTACGCCTAGTTTTATGTATAGGCTAACGAATTCGACCGATATAGACTTtactgtttattatattagactagcttttacccgcgactttgtccgcgcagaataagaaaaatgcacacaagataaaaaagttcctatgtccgtctcctagttctaagctacctccccattaattttcaacaaaatcagttctaccgatcttgagttataaatagtgtaactaacacgactttcttttatatatatatattttcgtaCTGCTCTTGTTTTTAATAGTGAAATCTTTGTGCAGCTTTCAGGTAAATatgtaacaattaaaattcgaTATTTTCATTCTATTGTATAGAGAATTGCACATATTCTAACCGTTGGCCCTCAAGataaaaatctctgtataaacatatcgtcatccctgtcattatatcgacaaaacagagataactataTGTTTCCAAAGAtgatttaggtctcagaaattCTCGGTGAGTTGTTCAATAGCTGGCGAAGTCAGATAACAAAAGCACGAATAACGCCAATGATTTTGTGAAAGTATTCTATAATGTCAAATCTTTTTGACATcgaatttcatcatcatcttcataAATAACGgtgatgtaatattatttacctgTGACCGATTTCATGAGCCAATAGATATCCTATGTTCTTAGAATTCCACTCCAGCAGCGCACAGCTGTTTTTAATGCTGCACATGCCTCCCACATAGCCACGTCctggaaaaatattaaatattcgtcttagattattttttatatatcaaacggtggcaaacgagcaaaagtacacctgaattcgccgaaatagcaaggcgaccgttgcccatagacatccgcaaatgcagacgcgttgcctacctttaatcaacgaagaaagggacgcacagaaagaaaatatttccccttcccttgcgtcccctcttccgccaaatcctaGAAAATTCCGATAGACGTAGGAAGAGATGGACTGCTTGACAAGTGACATGTTTAAAAAGGGAATTGCTTAAATCGTTTTGGAAGACAAAAACTGGTACACTTACCCCACAAGGAGTGGGATATGGATAGAGAGATGCGAATGTCTGATGAGGGAGATGGTTGAAGTATAAATGCGTGTTAccatcatccctgtcattattttgaaaCGGTGATTTTGGTCTGAGAAACTAACGATAAGAAAAAACTGTATAAAACTAATGATTTACCTGTACTTCTTCTTACTTCTTCGCTATTTTTACTTAGATAATAAAGATCAAGACCAGTAAGTAAAACTGAATAATACCAATCATTAACCAGTTTCCTCTTCCCTTGCCATTCGCAGTAACTTTTCAAATACAAACTGCCATTCTCGTCCATCTTAACTAttttcgtattatttttaagaaatctagtatcttttaatttaaatttaatattctcaTTCAAACTTGGATGACGGAAGAAATTCTCCACATCTTTGAGAATACtagttgatattatttttaatttctttcgcGTCTTGGCGCCATATTCTTTGACAAGTTTATCTGTTAGAACTTTATCAAAATGCATCATAATATTGATTGTGATTTCATTTTTGGGCTGCGGCGTTATTAATGTGAACTGTGGTGTTTTATGTAgtacctgaaaaaaaaaaaaaagtttttcgaTCAGAAATTCTCTATTTACTAAGAACTTGCGATTTATTCCTGATTCAGCCAAGTAGCAAAATATACGTctagttaattagtaaaaattatagataactaggtgtcgccagcgactcgcgcgcctttaaaaaaactttataaggtgcctatgtgttcttccagatagTTGAGCCGTCCCGGACAtaccttaaaataaacatccatccattcaaacattcgcatttataatattagtaagattatcatTACATTAAACATGAAACTGTTTCAGTTTACTTCaggaaacaaatttttaaatatcacagAAAAAAAGATCAGgcacattaaatataaaaaaaaagatatgcgTAAAACTCACGAAATCACTAGAGATCCTTCCATATCCTAGGTCAAAAACACAACACACAAGCACCAGCAAATATTTCATATCGCGCGTGCCCGCCGCGGCACCGCCTGCACCAGACTAACGCAGACTTACATATAAAGATGTCTACACACTAACAGCGATTATGTTTCTAAGAATTACTTCAGAATTcgtacatttaaattactcATCTGTTTCTAAAATTAAGTATCTTCACTTGGTGATAtgtacaataaaaagaaaagaaagagtagtgatgtaataaaagaatgaaaataaagtgaTGCTGTGTTAAGGCAGTATAATagacaataacaaaaatgactagattttatataatatctaaaacatttttgtatcgAAAGTGAGAACGTAACGATACTtaggattattttttgtggcatatgattttatacaagttCTTAGACTGTCAAAATACATAGgcttaattaacttttaattttttttaaataaaaagtatcttacaatttttgttttttattttttttggcaaacgagcaagcggccacatgaattcgccgaaatggcgaagcgaccgctgcccatagacattcgcaattgtagatgcgttgcctaccctcaatcgacgaaggaggagacgcacaaaaagagaatatttaatcttCCTAACCTTGAGGCTGAACGTTTccttaactttattaaaaaagtcaatCAATATCATTACCATATCATTAGAGCACAATGCCTTAATCTCATCTGTGAACGTGACTCTATTCTCTCGCGAAATTGCATCcaaattacattaatgttttttatcttCACAGTTCAAGGTTTGAAAACACGAGATGTTTTTTACGCATAATTTATTGAGATAACTTCGTTAATGATAATAGTGTTTTAGCGTTTTGTTTCCAAgtctaaaaaattataaaagactagCTTTCGCACGTGACTTcatccacgcggaattaaaaaaaaacttaagtagtagcctatatgttctttcagaatgtgttctacatctatgccaaattttagtttCAGTTTGATCCATgcatccgttctggagataccttctaacaaacatccatccatccatcggaacattcgcatttataatattattaagatttttgtcaattctatatttaaatgtaagtttCCAATATTATGACTTCCTTACTCAGAGTCATTAGTTACCAAGCTCAGctcttaatgttaaatatctaCATAAAGCGACcctttacttaattaaaagagCGATAGTCACTTAGTGTTAGTTTAAAATGCTCCAAACTTTATTCGATCCTTCACTTAAAAGTACACCTTCACGATATGTTTACGCACGatttgttatctatttttGTAACCTTGCCCTTCTCAGCCAAACCCCTTCTTCGTACTGTAGAAAGGACGCTAACACATCTGGAACACATCTGTTTAAATGTCGACGATGAAAGACCTTTTAACTTGAAATGAATCGGTTGCATGTTCTTACCTACTTATAACATAAAGTTACCAAAATCagtactatatttaaaaaaaaaatatagtttagtaATTCTTACCTACGTTGCAATTTCCGATTTAAAACGCTAATTAGAAATAAAGCATATCGAATATTACGAAATATGTGTATTTTACGACCTATTCCcataaacaattattacaatacaaaaataatagaaattgaGAGGTTTCGGACGACGATGACTACAAACATCGTAACATGAGATTTTACATATAgataattcatataaaatattgtaatagttCCACTGTAATTTGTACGCACCTTTATCTCAAAACTACGTCATTTTGCTTACTTCATCCAACGAACATACAATTTAACAGCTAGTTCAAGTTTTAAGGTTACGTTTCTACTTGAAGCTTATTACACAAACATAGCACTAAAACATTAACCAAATAATATTCGTAAATCACGGATAAAAAATGCGTCATATCATAATGAGCCGAAGTATACTTACTTCATTTGTTATAAACTTCGATTTtataatgttcttttttttgtaacaaatataaaatcctttattttctactttatAGAACGTAAATATAAGGCCCTTTGTACACAAAGCAACGTAAAACTTCGAAACTATTATTGTATGGATGCGTCGTCGCGAGTATCGCGTTGCGAGCtccgtacacacaacgttGATACTTCGACGCGAATCTTCTATTTAGTCAGTACATGCATAACGATATTTCAACTGATTTTCCTCGCTATCTAAAAATTgcagcgacttttctcacgacgatcttgacagacatacatctaaacattcgcatcttatctatatatataaaagaaagttgtgttagttacaccatttataactcaagaacggctgaatcgatttgactgaaaattggtgggcaggtagcttagaatcaggaaacggacataggataatttttaccccgttttctattttttattccgcgcggacagagtcgcgggtaaaagctagtttataatattagtaaattgaCTTCGTAAAacgttgaataaataattctagtCAAAgagcaaaattaataaactgaCGCTTCAATGCAATTTCTTAAACGTTTTGTCATTGTTtgataaatacttttacacCAAAGTAATGTTTATAGAAGCTTCAATAGCTTCGATGGAAAATATAGTAGTAGGTATGTTTTATCACAAGtaatctaatataatataatataggcATGTTAGGTgtggtttttgttttaaacttggAACATGTAACTGTAATATAATTCATACAGTACAGCcgtaaattttgatttaaatagtttatgaaAACGGTTCTAAGAATACACTATTTAAAGCCCAGAGGTCATTGTCCTATAAAGCGGTCTATGTAAGTTCATTATTGAAGCCACCGTCAATTAGGACTTATAACATAGTCTCTGTTTAAATGTCTGGctggttataaataatttttagccgacttcaaaaacaaggaggttatcaattcgactgtatttttttaatgtgtgttattatttttaaattgttatacaaaaacattccCTGTCACGCCATCTAGATATTaacaatgaaaactttttgttttaaagttgtttattttttctatcttaGTAATATGCTATGCGAATgttggatgaatgtttgtttgaatgtatctcccgAACGtcacaacggatcttgataaaatttagccCAAATATATGatacttattaacttttttttttaattcaacgcGGACTTAGTAgcaggtgacagctagtttcctataaatgaaaaaatatataataaaaagtaacactTAGTAAGGGTTAAtcgatgtttaaaaaaataaaaaaaaaacaatgactaGTCATCTTTTGACTGGTCTATGATTAAATCAGATATATTGGCTTTCCTGGCCTTTATTAGaattgattgttttaaaattggtaCTGTTCAAACGTTAGTCATAAACTTTACTACAATCTTTATGAGACCTACTTACTTGTTATTAGTAACCGCTTCAAATATGAATTGTGTAATCTTATTTTACCATGGGTGTCCACTGCTGATATATTCACTCAAAcactctataaaaataatggtatcaatgtgttttactAATAGAAATGCACTATTACATTTAGCTAAGCGTCGTAAATGATAACGTGGTAACAATAAGCAATAAAAAGCAGCTTTTTAATGTGTCTGTACAAAAAAAGATCGGTCAATGATACAAGACTAACTCCTTTTTTACTATGCGGTTGTTTGTGAAACTCTCGGCTACCTAATTGTTCATTTTGAAAGAAGACGCAAAGCTAGTCTCGTTGCAAGAAACATGGAAATTTTTGATAGAGGGTCACTGCGAAGTGCCCTGATTGTACATCGTCATCATGTCGTAGTAATTCGTGAAATCACTACATGTAAAGACAAGAGATGAAGTCATTTGATTGAGAACATGACGAATTATTACTAGAAATTGTAATCAaatgatttattatacatatactgGTTTTATACTAGAGTTTTTTtccaactttttaatttttcaatattcacTGAAATACAATTTGTCTAATTGACGATAACTAGCtgaaaaaacgaaaaattataaatagcatAAAGTAATTGGaatcacaaataaattaactaattgaTATTTGCAATAGcacattttagtttttaaaattagcaaCAATGTGATAAATTTCAACGAAACGTCGACCTCTTATCAATTCTAAGTAATAACGGCCAAACTGAAAGATATCGTTGGTATGTTAATGTGaacattgtattatatattttatacatagatatagattaaaatgaCTTCCCAAAACACCGATATTTGATGTTGATGGATCTAAGTTCTtcttaaaaatgtacacatcgtttacaaatatttgctataaaatttGAACAGGCGCTcgatttagtttaaaaaaacccAAAAGATTCGACTTATTTGGAACTCaaacttgtaaaattatacatttattttatttacctctttaaaataattcgaaacgatatttcattttaatataaaatatattcaaataccAATAAAACAACACAATAAACGACTGGGTTTTATACAATTGCTGCACAATGCGACTAGTTGATTTTCGTGGGGATCTAAAATcgacttataaaaaataagaacattAAATCTTATATGTCGATCTTACATCTacagtttgttataaaaatattacattatttagtaGCCAGCGTCTGCGTCGTAACTGCTTTTCTTTTTGTCGTACtgacctgaaaaaaaaaaacaaaaatcaataaattaaaattctaaaactCTCTAGAACATTCTGAAGATAAATACGTATCGAATGATATATCACTCGTCTATATTGATTCAGTTATTAAGGTTACAGAACgtctatataaatacaaacaaacacagAAATTGTCTAGGTATGATTCCATCCCTAATCTTCTCCTAAGTCTCTCTCTCTTTCCTGACTGATTGTCAGACTTTagactttttaaattcctctcttttctctcagtctaaaaataacttacctCCACTTCCAGCAGTTAGTTCCAAGCTCTTCAATATGGCTTCCGGTATAGGTGGGGGCGTGGGCAGATGGTCCCCAGTCGCGTGGTAACCATTCTCATCAGCAGTATATGTGATGGAGTACGTTTGTCCGTCTACACCCACATAGGAATATGAACCTTCTACTTGTAAGGAACCCTCATCAGGTTGAGCTCCAGGAATCACTCGACctgtgaatatttaaattgtgccGTCAATGCCTGTGTTGAACTTTATTTGTCTACGTTTAggatttcatttataaatctgatctaaaaaaaataactgaactGGTAACACTACGgtgattatttgaaataatacttTGATGTTcttaatttctaaatttatgtACATGCTAATCTAAACCACAATTAAGGCAGTAtaatcttactagtattataaatgcgaatgtttgaatggatggatgtttgtttgaaggtatctccagaacggcttaacgggtcttgatgaaatttgacacagatatagaacataatctggaagaacacataggctacttattacctattttcttaatttcgcctggacagagtcgcgggcgataactagtattaaataaagaactCTTAGACGTATGAATTATGCTACAATTTAGACAATATCAGTATCTTCTGGGACATTAACTAGAACCTCACTTTCAATAAGTTGTCGTTGAAATCATTATTACTTCATCCGTTTCCAAGTTTAATAATTCGGTCTTTGGAATCTTTCGATATTGAAAGAGCACAATAGTCACGAGATCAGATATACGCGTCAGCACAACGCCTTCGATATAACCGCCGTGACTGAAGTCGAcctttccttttatttctaatGTCTATGCTTAAAATTGAGTCTAATTTACAAGGATATGAGAGACTAAATGTCACATTGAGTGTCATTTAAGGGTGACTTAAGTAAGTACGGTAAAGAATGCGACTAAAATTGAGATGAATTAATTGGAAAATGCTAATTCCTTTCATCAAAATGAAAGGAATAGAATTAAGTTATTCAGATCTTAGATGTTTGATATTACGAAGGAAATTCAATTTTCTAACAATTGAATAACACTTTGTCCGctttgcttttgtttttgtccgcaactccgtctgtgcgtaatgaaaaaaaaaaaaaaaaacttaattagtaacctatgttgTCTTCCAgaatgtgttctacatctgtactaaatttcatcgtgATCCACGCAGCCGTATTggatcttctaacaaacatccatccagctaaacatttgcatttattacattagtaaaaaaaattcaataaacaaatgCAAATATATGATCCTTGTTTGAAACACGTTCATGTTTTGTGCTAGGAATGTCATTTGCGGATGGCTAATGCGTTTCGTAATGGTAAAGGGCTAGGAATTTATGAACGGCGATACTCGTGAATTAATGATAAGCTTAAAACAATCTAGTTGTCGGTTTGCGACCGAAATGACATTAATTCCATAACAAATTGAaaagtacataatttaaatgaattaaaaaaactcttaCCACTCTCTTCAACCTTTGTCCCATCACTAGTTTCGTATGCGTAGTGATAACCATTTTCATTCATATCGTTCTCGAATTTCAGTATCTGAGATTGATGACTCGTCGCCGAGGGAGTCGGGGCATAGTTCTGAGTAGGGCTGAGAAACGTTCGAGATGGCGGAGCACCCTGAGTAGGGGTTAGATACGTTCGAGATGGCTCATTGCCCGCTGGGTCAATGTTAGACGGTAGGTACACATTGTCTAAACTCGCTGCATTAGCTATAGCAGCTACGGTCATTAtaataaactgaaaaaaaaaaacaataaaaaatttggaTAATAGTTAAGTGTATTGGATTActgaaacatttattaaatttttgaacttttaaaataaaatctgtaatCGATTTGgacattttttaagtatttgcgatatttttaattcatattttaaaaattcaaatttaactgATCCATTTATCGCAAAAGgaacaaataatttagatttaagacactaaaacattattaaaaaatttcactACAAATTACATACTACATTTACTTCGAGATAGTTAACATCCTGTATAATGTGACCCACTTTCACAAATCCGTTTTTATCACTCacttaaatttgtatttgaactataaaaaacattaatttatccttttctaaatttaataaaatgtaacatcagcaaattaatttaattaatttaaaaattattttttttatcacttgTTTTAAGttcacaaaatatacaaatagaaCTAATTagcacttttaattaaatttaatgtaaataaatactaacatATTTCATGGTTGATTTACAGAGATGTTTCTTCTTTGGATGATGATAGAGAAATGTGATTATTCGATGAATCTGCAGTCGTTATATACCAGACCTCGATGATTtcgatatttaaatgatatagGAATTCGTTATTCGAATGTCCCTTAAACAACGCCACCTTTATGGTTATAgtaataaagttcaaattgGAATGTGCTCAAATAAACAAGGActgctataaaatatttaagactaTACAAATTACACAGTACAAGTGTGTAATGtacacaaaatttaatttattacatacacGTTGCGTGTTGATGTCTGGTAAATGTTGTTGACATGATATAATAGATTAGCTTAGCTTAGATTACAGCTCTTTAGATGTCCCCACGAAAGGGCTTAGACTCTACCCAATTTACGGGTGACAAGGCCATAgccaaccacgctggcccagtgtggATTGGTttacttcacatatatctttgaattccTTCGCCGATTATGTTCTGGATgacgtcggataaatataagtatactagcagtcgcccgcatctccgtccgcgcgcagttaaaaaaaaaatgaaaatgaaaaaatagatgttggccgattctcagacctagaatatgctcacaaaatttcatgagaatcggtcaagccgtttcggaggtgtacgggaacgaaaactgtgacacgagaattttatattaggtccttacatatgaaattggcgtttttcgtactggccactttaatcacgaatttctcctctttggtaaggaattccaaattcaaatttgtacagctatagactcatgtatttgtggttcgatgaccgtcattcatttgttttttttcttctgttttttctgtttgcgtcactcattttacaaaatggaaaacttaaaatatcgcattatttacgagtacgagttccgccgtggcactagtgctgcggaaacgactcgaagggtgaatgatgtgtatggcggtcgtgttgcaaaagaaaacacagttcgtttttggttccaacgttttcgttctggaaatttcgatctgcagaacaagccccgtggacggcctgagactcaagttgataatga
This DNA window, taken from Papilio machaon chromosome 16, ilPapMach1.1, whole genome shotgun sequence, encodes the following:
- the LOC106716676 gene encoding A disintegrin and metalloproteinase with thrombospondin motifs 17, with product MKYLLVLVCCVFDLGYGRISSDFVLHKTPQFTLITPQPKNEITINIMMHFDKVLTDKLVKEYGAKTRKKLKIISTSILKDVENFFRHPSLNENIKFKLKDTRFLKNNTKIVKMDENGSLYLKSYCEWQGKRKLVNDWYYSVLLTGLDLYYLSKNSEEVRRSTGRGYVGGMCSIKNSCALLEWNSKNIGYLLAHEIGHSLGINHDGPPYNQCRGQRHMMGARYNPVNHPRVWSTCSKHALKKYLASGRSWCLRPGAKRTSRNLRLT
- the LOC106716771 gene encoding endocuticle structural glycoprotein SgAbd-2 gives rise to the protein MKYFIIMTVAAIANAASLDNVYLPSNIDPAGNEPSRTYLTPTQGAPPSRTFLSPTQNYAPTPSATSHQSQILKFENDMNENGYHYAYETSDGTKVEESGRVIPGAQPDEGSLQVEGSYSYVGVDGQTYSITYTADENGYHATGDHLPTPPPIPEAILKSLELTAGSGGQYDKKKSSYDADAGY